Proteins encoded within one genomic window of Elephas maximus indicus isolate mEleMax1 chromosome 21, mEleMax1 primary haplotype, whole genome shotgun sequence:
- the CASP3 gene encoding caspase-3 isoform X3, whose amino-acid sequence MENTENSVDSKSIKNLETVLHGGKAADSGAPLDSSYKMDYPEMGLCIIINNKNFHPGTGMAPRSGTDVDAANLRETFRNLKYEVRNKNDLTREEILQLMHNVSEEDHSKRSSFICVLLSHGDEGVIYGTNGPVDLKKLTVFFRGDNCRSLTGKPKLFIIQACRGTDLDCGIETDSSLGEDMTCQKIPVEADFLYAYSTAPGYYSWRNSKDGSWFIQSLCAMLRQYAHKLELMHILTRVNRKVATEFESYSLDCTFHAKKQIPCIVSMLTKELYFHH is encoded by the exons GGTCCTCCATGGAGGCAAAGCAGCAGACTCTGGGGCGCCCCTGGACAGTAGTTACAAAATGGACTATCCTGAGATGGGCTTATGTATAATAATTAATAACAAAAACTTTCATCCAGGCACTG GAATGGCACCTCGGTCTGGTACAGACGTAGATGCAGCAAACCTCAGGGAAACATTCAGGAACTTGAAATACGAAGTCAGGAATAAAAATGATCTTACGCGTGAAGAAATTTTGCAATTGATGCACAATG TTTCTGAAGAAGATCATAGCAAAAGGAGCAGTTTTATTTGTGTGCTTCTAAGCCATGGTGATGAAGGAGTTATTTATGGAACAAATGGACCTGTTGacctgaaaaaattaacagtttTCTTCAGAGGAGATAATTGTAGAAGTCTAACTGGAAAACCCAAACTTTTCATTATTCAG GCCTGCAGAGGTACAGATTTGGACTGTGGCATTGAAACAGACAGTAGCCTTGGTGAAGACATGACATGTCAGAAAATACCAGTTGAGGCAGACTTCTTATATGCGTATTCTACAGCACCTG GTTACTATTCCTGGCGAAATTCGAAGGACGGCTCCTGGTTCATCCAGTCACTCTGCGCCATGCTGCGACAGTACGCCCACAAACTGGAGCTCATGCATATCCTCACTCGGGTCAACCGGAAGGTCGCAACAGAATTTGAATCCTATTCCCTTGACTGTACTTTTCATGCAAAGAAGCAGATCCCGTGCATCGTGTCCATGCTCACAAAGGAGCTGTATTTTCATCACTGA
- the CASP3 gene encoding caspase-3 isoform X2, producing the protein MENTENSVDSKSIKNLETRVLHGGKAADSGAPLDSSYKMDYPEMGLCIIINNKNFHPGTGMAPRSGTDVDAANLRETFRNLKYEVRNKNDLTREEILQLMHNVSEEDHSKRSSFICVLLSHGDEGVIYGTNGPVDLKKLTVFFRGDNCRSLTGKPKLFIIQACRGTDLDCGIETDSSLGEDMTCQKIPVEADFLYAYSTAPGYYSWRNSKDGSWFIQSLCAMLRQYAHKLELMHILTRVNRKVATEFESYSLDCTFHAKKQIPCIVSMLTKELYFHH; encoded by the exons AAGGGTCCTCCATGGAGGCAAAGCAGCAGACTCTGGGGCGCCCCTGGACAGTAGTTACAAAATGGACTATCCTGAGATGGGCTTATGTATAATAATTAATAACAAAAACTTTCATCCAGGCACTG GAATGGCACCTCGGTCTGGTACAGACGTAGATGCAGCAAACCTCAGGGAAACATTCAGGAACTTGAAATACGAAGTCAGGAATAAAAATGATCTTACGCGTGAAGAAATTTTGCAATTGATGCACAATG TTTCTGAAGAAGATCATAGCAAAAGGAGCAGTTTTATTTGTGTGCTTCTAAGCCATGGTGATGAAGGAGTTATTTATGGAACAAATGGACCTGTTGacctgaaaaaattaacagtttTCTTCAGAGGAGATAATTGTAGAAGTCTAACTGGAAAACCCAAACTTTTCATTATTCAG GCCTGCAGAGGTACAGATTTGGACTGTGGCATTGAAACAGACAGTAGCCTTGGTGAAGACATGACATGTCAGAAAATACCAGTTGAGGCAGACTTCTTATATGCGTATTCTACAGCACCTG GTTACTATTCCTGGCGAAATTCGAAGGACGGCTCCTGGTTCATCCAGTCACTCTGCGCCATGCTGCGACAGTACGCCCACAAACTGGAGCTCATGCATATCCTCACTCGGGTCAACCGGAAGGTCGCAACAGAATTTGAATCCTATTCCCTTGACTGTACTTTTCATGCAAAGAAGCAGATCCCGTGCATCGTGTCCATGCTCACAAAGGAGCTGTATTTTCATCACTGA